One window of Desulfobaculum bizertense DSM 18034 genomic DNA carries:
- the rpmB gene encoding 50S ribosomal protein L28: MSQVCAICGKRPQSGNNVSHAHNKSKRRFNPNLQRVRVQLDSGEVKRLDVCTRCIRSGAVAKPSK; the protein is encoded by the coding sequence ATGAGTCAGGTTTGTGCTATCTGCGGTAAGCGTCCCCAGAGCGGCAACAACGTGAGCCACGCTCACAATAAGTCCAAGCGTCGGTTTAACCCGAATCTGCAGCGCGTTCGCGTGCAGCTCGATTCCGGTGAAGTAAAACGCCTTGACGTTTGCACTCGCTGTATCCGCTCCGGCGCGGTTGCTAAGCCGAGCAAGTAA
- a CDS encoding beta-ketoacyl-ACP synthase III, translated as MTTKAYIRGLGYHVPEKIVTNTDLEKIVETSDEWISTRTGIRQRHVAAEGEATSDLAAGASRKALDAAGISAKELTHIFCATCTPDEACPSASTRLQHKIDAAQCMSVDMNAACSGFLYALETARGMIALHPQSKVLVSAAEVMTSRINWEDRTTCVLFGDGAGAAVVSGEKGDDGIELVDSIVEADGQHGDLLVMPAGGSKIPYRLGDVISEEHFLHMTGREVFKVAVRSMVDVCKRILAQNDLTVDDIDWLVPHQANSRIIEAVGKKLQVPTEKVFVNVDRFGNTSAASIAIALGEGVESGDFKPGQTVLLTTFGGGFTWAAYLLRF; from the coding sequence ATGACTACGAAAGCATATATCCGCGGTCTCGGCTATCACGTTCCAGAGAAAATCGTAACCAACACCGATCTGGAAAAGATTGTTGAGACGTCCGACGAGTGGATCTCTACCCGTACTGGAATTCGGCAGAGACATGTTGCCGCAGAAGGCGAAGCGACGTCTGATCTTGCTGCAGGAGCATCGCGCAAAGCGCTTGATGCCGCGGGGATCAGTGCCAAAGAGCTGACGCACATTTTCTGCGCAACCTGCACTCCTGACGAAGCCTGCCCAAGCGCCTCGACCCGACTCCAGCACAAGATTGATGCTGCACAGTGTATGTCCGTGGACATGAACGCAGCGTGCTCTGGTTTTCTGTACGCGCTGGAAACAGCCCGAGGCATGATCGCACTGCATCCCCAGTCCAAAGTTCTGGTCAGCGCCGCAGAGGTCATGACCAGCCGCATCAACTGGGAAGACAGGACAACCTGTGTTCTTTTTGGTGACGGAGCGGGAGCAGCTGTTGTGAGTGGCGAAAAGGGAGACGACGGAATCGAGCTTGTTGATTCCATTGTTGAGGCTGACGGCCAGCACGGCGACCTTCTGGTCATGCCTGCAGGCGGCTCCAAAATCCCCTATCGTCTTGGCGACGTCATCAGTGAAGAGCATTTTCTGCACATGACGGGTCGCGAAGTTTTCAAGGTAGCAGTTCGCAGCATGGTTGATGTTTGCAAGCGGATTCTGGCCCAGAATGACCTGACCGTGGACGACATTGACTGGCTGGTTCCGCACCAGGCCAACAGCCGCATTATTGAAGCTGTCGGCAAAAAACTTCAGGTTCCCACAGAAAAAGTTTTTGTCAACGTGGACCGCTTCGGCAACACCTCTGCCGCAAGCATAGCCATAGCGCTTGGTGAAGGCGTCGAGTCTGGGGATTTCAAACCCGGCCAGACCGTCCTTCTGACCACTTTTGGTGGTGGCTTCACATGGGCCGCTTACCTGCTGCGCTTTTAG
- the acpP gene encoding acyl carrier protein yields MSVEAKVKEIIVEQLGVSEDEVKNEASFVEDLGADSLDLTELIMAMEEEFGCEIDDDEAQKLIKVQDAIDYVAKNK; encoded by the coding sequence ATGTCCGTTGAAGCAAAAGTAAAAGAGATCATTGTCGAGCAGCTCGGCGTTTCCGAAGACGAAGTGAAGAACGAAGCATCCTTTGTTGAAGATCTCGGCGCTGACTCCCTGGACCTCACCGAACTCATCATGGCTATGGAAGAAGAGTTCGGCTGCGAGATCGACGATGACGAAGCCCAGAAGCTCATCAAGGTGCAGGACGCCATCGACTACGTTGCTAAAAATAAGTAG
- a CDS encoding potassium channel family protein, whose protein sequence is MHLRASQGSFREQLGRWTVICLFLGLMTVDLFARPVVAKLALSSGTLALYFGISILNGLVVAALSMFLEWWRCSVVSTLALACRINPRERILRMGAIGFICGAMALAYVLSLWGLFALTTLIILLTLAHMRRFMHGIAGLLRPNRRPSWQDIGFLVHIYITVLAALTTLTISLELLSFSLGKAPAFHGAIMTGEATMIDAFYFSIVVMTTLGFGDITPATPAAKLLVSFMCLTGYAMFALIIGVVTRGITTNEEDD, encoded by the coding sequence ATGCACTTACGAGCCAGCCAGGGAAGCTTTCGGGAGCAACTCGGCCGATGGACAGTCATCTGTCTCTTTCTCGGCCTCATGACGGTTGACCTCTTTGCCCGCCCGGTGGTGGCAAAGCTTGCCCTCTCCTCCGGGACCCTCGCCCTGTATTTCGGCATTTCCATCCTGAATGGTCTTGTCGTCGCCGCCCTCAGCATGTTCCTTGAATGGTGGCGATGCAGCGTCGTTTCCACCCTCGCCCTTGCCTGCCGCATCAACCCACGCGAGCGCATTCTGCGCATGGGCGCCATTGGTTTCATCTGCGGAGCAATGGCCCTTGCCTATGTTCTCAGCCTTTGGGGACTCTTCGCGCTCACAACGCTTATCATCCTGCTCACCCTCGCTCACATGCGGCGCTTCATGCACGGCATTGCCGGACTCCTGCGTCCCAACCGTCGCCCAAGCTGGCAGGATATTGGTTTTCTGGTCCACATCTACATCACAGTGCTCGCCGCCCTCACCACACTGACCATCAGCCTTGAACTCCTCAGCTTTTCCCTTGGAAAAGCCCCAGCATTTCACGGTGCCATCATGACGGGGGAGGCAACCATGATAGATGCCTTTTATTTTTCCATTGTGGTCATGACCACGCTGGGCTTTGGAGACATCACGCCAGCAACCCCAGCGGCAAAACTTCTTGTCAGCTTTATGTGCCTCACGGGCTACGCCATGTTTGCGCTCATCATCGGCGTTGTAACTCGTGGCATCACCACCAACGAAGAGGACGACTAA
- the fabG gene encoding 3-oxoacyl-[acyl-carrier-protein] reductase: protein MSDLVKTALVTGGSRGIGKACALRLAQDGFQVYLTYVSRPEEAEAVVKEIEENGGSASCFRLDSSDRDAVAAFFKEHVKGKVELAALVNNAGLTRDGLLIRMKDEDWDRVLEVNLTGAFTCLREAAKIMVRQRSGRIVNMASVVGQSGNAGQANYVASKSGLIGVTKTAALELASRGITVNAVAPGFITTDMTKDLPEKVLEAFTSQIPLKRPGLPEDIAGAVSFLVSKDAAYVTGQVLSVTGGMYM from the coding sequence ATGAGCGATCTCGTAAAAACAGCCCTGGTCACTGGTGGCTCACGCGGCATTGGCAAAGCGTGCGCACTGCGCCTTGCGCAGGACGGTTTCCAGGTCTATCTGACCTATGTCAGCCGCCCAGAAGAAGCTGAGGCTGTGGTAAAAGAAATCGAAGAAAACGGCGGTAGCGCCAGCTGCTTCCGTCTCGATAGCTCTGACCGCGACGCCGTGGCTGCATTCTTCAAAGAACATGTGAAAGGCAAGGTTGAGCTTGCAGCACTGGTGAATAACGCTGGCCTCACCCGCGACGGTCTGCTCATCCGCATGAAGGACGAGGACTGGGACCGCGTGCTTGAGGTCAACCTGACTGGCGCCTTTACCTGCCTGCGCGAGGCTGCCAAAATTATGGTTCGCCAGCGCTCAGGACGTATCGTGAACATGGCCTCCGTGGTGGGTCAGTCCGGCAATGCCGGACAGGCAAACTACGTTGCGTCAAAGTCTGGTCTTATTGGTGTGACCAAAACCGCAGCTCTTGAGCTTGCAAGCCGTGGCATTACAGTAAACGCTGTTGCCCCTGGTTTCATCACCACCGACATGACCAAAGACCTTCCGGAAAAAGTTCTGGAAGCCTTTACGTCCCAAATTCCCCTAAAGCGACCCGGCCTCCCCGAAGACATCGCTGGAGCGGTTTCGTTCCTCGTGTCCAAGGATGCCGCGTACGTTACGGGGCAGGTGCTGTCTGTGACTGGCGGCATGTACATGTAG
- the gltX gene encoding glutamate--tRNA ligase encodes MSTMVTRFPPSPTGYLHIGGARTALFNWLLARRNGGRFVLRIEDTDTARSTPEMTQAILDGMSWLGLDWDEGPYLQSERTERYNLAIEKLLETGHAYYCECTPEEVDAMREKARAEGKKPRYDGCCRDKNLGPGEGRVVRFKAPTGTCAWHDMVKGDISMEYEEMVDDFIIRRANGSPMYNLAVVVDDAEMGMTHILRGEDHLSNTPKQIALYQALGYDVPEFGHVPMIFGNDRKKLSKRHGAMSVMEYEKMGFLPEAMVNYLVRLGWGHGDQEIFTQEELIGCFDTHGLNSSPAMFDMKKLESVNAHYIKEASIDRLVELLDRHLKDLGISAAPEKLAQIVPLYQPRAVTMRDMAEQCSFFLEDDETLEYDPKGMKKHLKPTACELLTEVRGMLADLPDFEEETLDKALNSFVETKEIKFGKIAQPIRVAVTGRTFSPGLHETLHVLGKEKSLRRIDRALQLKAEQAAEQA; translated from the coding sequence ATGAGCACAATGGTTACCCGATTCCCCCCGAGTCCCACTGGATACCTCCACATCGGTGGTGCCCGTACAGCACTTTTTAACTGGCTGCTCGCCCGTCGAAACGGCGGCCGCTTTGTCCTGCGCATCGAAGATACTGACACCGCACGTTCCACCCCGGAAATGACACAGGCTATCCTCGACGGCATGAGCTGGCTCGGTCTCGACTGGGACGAAGGTCCTTACCTCCAGAGTGAACGCACCGAGCGCTACAACCTCGCTATCGAAAAGCTCCTCGAAACTGGACACGCATATTACTGCGAATGCACCCCCGAGGAAGTTGACGCCATGCGTGAAAAAGCTCGCGCCGAAGGTAAAAAGCCCCGCTACGACGGCTGCTGCCGTGATAAAAACCTCGGCCCCGGCGAAGGCCGCGTCGTCCGCTTCAAGGCTCCTACCGGTACCTGTGCATGGCACGACATGGTCAAGGGCGACATCAGCATGGAATATGAAGAAATGGTCGATGACTTCATCATCCGACGCGCCAACGGCTCCCCAATGTACAACCTCGCTGTTGTCGTTGACGATGCCGAAATGGGCATGACCCACATCCTGCGCGGTGAAGACCATCTCTCCAACACCCCCAAGCAGATCGCCCTCTATCAGGCCCTCGGCTATGACGTCCCTGAATTCGGTCACGTCCCCATGATCTTCGGCAACGACCGCAAGAAACTCTCCAAGCGTCACGGCGCCATGAGTGTCATGGAATACGAAAAGATGGGCTTCCTCCCCGAAGCTATGGTCAACTATCTCGTCCGCCTCGGATGGGGTCACGGCGATCAGGAAATCTTCACTCAGGAAGAACTCATCGGCTGCTTTGATACCCACGGCCTTAACAGCTCTCCCGCTATGTTCGACATGAAAAAGCTCGAAAGCGTTAACGCCCACTACATCAAGGAAGCCAGCATTGATCGTCTCGTCGAGCTGCTCGATCGCCATCTCAAGGACCTCGGCATCTCCGCCGCCCCTGAGAAGCTCGCCCAGATCGTCCCCCTGTATCAGCCCCGCGCTGTCACCATGCGCGACATGGCAGAGCAGTGTTCCTTCTTCCTCGAAGACGACGAAACCCTTGAGTATGATCCCAAGGGCATGAAAAAGCACCTCAAGCCCACCGCCTGTGAGCTGCTTACCGAAGTCCGCGGCATGCTCGCCGACCTCCCCGACTTCGAAGAAGAAACCCTCGACAAGGCTCTCAACTCCTTCGTCGAAACCAAAGAAATTAAATTCGGAAAAATCGCCCAGCCCATCCGTGTCGCTGTCACTGGACGGACCTTTAGCCCCGGACTGCACGAAACCCTGCACGTCCTCGGCAAAGAAAAGTCCCTCCGACGCATCGACCGCGCCCTTCAGCTCAAAGCTGAACAGGCCGCTGAGCAGGCATAG
- a CDS encoding NifU family protein, producing MREKIEKALEKVRPALQADGGDVELVNITEEGMVQVRLQGACKGCPMSQMTLKNGIERFILKEVPDVKGVEAV from the coding sequence ATGAGGGAAAAAATCGAAAAGGCTCTCGAAAAGGTCCGCCCCGCTCTTCAGGCAGACGGTGGTGACGTCGAACTCGTCAACATCACTGAAGAGGGTATGGTCCAGGTCCGCCTTCAGGGCGCCTGCAAAGGCTGTCCCATGTCCCAGATGACGCTGAAAAACGGCATCGAGCGCTTTATTCTCAAAGAAGTGCCCGACGTTAAGGGCGTTGAAGCCGTCTAG
- a CDS encoding AI-2E family transporter, with amino-acid sequence MTQKTEKTENGQRWSARSGRRYYSFFLFALILFAMYLAWKVFAPFLNSIIFSGVLAGIFTPLFRFLMGKLGGRGNISAGIVVLLVTVCIFIPAFLFLGGLATQAASSITQLTDWITHTDVDSMLGQTHVSSFMAWIDAKMPFIHLEQIDFQAGLVRFSQKVGQFSIQLGTSVLSNAFSLTLHFLIMLFILFFLLRDGQSMIDYIKSLSPLREDQENRIFDSLRRIARSVLVGGLLVAMLQGIVGGIGLAIVGIPGLFWGTMMGFSSLIPIVGTGLVWVPATLFLVLIGSWKSALFLVIWSGLLVTNIDTFLRPYFMRGASGMPLLYIFLSVIGGLQAFGAPGLLYGPLILSFAMVMLRLYGEEFREMIGRGEHSQNRDLAEKEEPVLQKKEM; translated from the coding sequence ATGACACAGAAAACCGAGAAAACCGAAAATGGCCAAAGATGGTCAGCCCGCAGTGGCCGGCGCTATTATTCGTTTTTTCTTTTCGCCCTGATTCTCTTTGCCATGTACCTTGCATGGAAAGTTTTTGCGCCTTTCTTGAATTCCATTATTTTTTCTGGCGTCCTTGCGGGTATTTTTACTCCGCTTTTCAGGTTCCTTATGGGGAAACTCGGCGGCCGAGGCAATATCTCGGCAGGTATCGTCGTGCTGCTGGTGACGGTGTGTATTTTTATTCCCGCATTTCTGTTCCTTGGTGGGCTGGCAACACAGGCCGCATCATCAATTACACAGCTGACGGACTGGATAACACACACTGACGTGGATAGCATGCTGGGGCAAACGCATGTGAGTAGCTTCATGGCGTGGATAGATGCAAAAATGCCGTTTATCCACCTTGAACAGATAGATTTTCAGGCGGGACTGGTGCGCTTTTCCCAAAAGGTTGGGCAATTCTCCATCCAGCTTGGAACAAGCGTTCTGAGTAATGCGTTTTCCCTGACCCTGCACTTCCTGATTATGCTGTTTATTTTGTTTTTCCTGCTGCGTGACGGGCAGAGCATGATCGACTACATCAAGTCGCTGTCTCCGCTGCGAGAGGATCAGGAAAACAGAATTTTTGACAGCCTGCGCCGGATTGCCCGCTCAGTGCTGGTCGGTGGCCTGCTGGTTGCGATGCTCCAGGGCATCGTAGGTGGAATCGGGCTTGCGATTGTTGGTATTCCAGGACTGTTCTGGGGCACAATGATGGGATTTTCGTCACTGATTCCAATCGTTGGAACCGGGCTTGTCTGGGTGCCTGCAACACTGTTTCTGGTCCTTATTGGCTCATGGAAATCTGCGCTGTTCCTCGTCATTTGGAGCGGGCTGCTGGTTACAAATATTGATACATTCCTTCGCCCGTACTTTATGCGAGGCGCTTCGGGAATGCCGCTTCTGTACATCTTCCTGTCTGTGATTGGTGGCTTGCAGGCCTTTGGCGCACCGGGGCTGCTCTATGGTCCGCTGATCCTGTCTTTCGCAATGGTCATGCTGCGCCTCTATGGCGAAGAGTTCCGGGAAATGATCGGCCGGGGCGAACATAGCCAAAATAGAGATCTGGCAGAAAAGGAAGAGCCGGTCCTGCAAAAGAAAGAGATGTAG
- a CDS encoding VOC family protein gives MPKYCGVNHLAMVTGDMDSTIRFWRDLLGLRLVAGLGHPGYRHYFFEISPTDLLAFFEWPEAKPLPMRDHGYPVAGPIGFDHVSIGVETETDLWEVKDLLAAAGYDPSEVIHHGFIKSVYAFDPNGIPIEFSFSVPGADPRHTPAMADSAPSRICLEGPDPQPGHWPKPTPTPPSQRRDYPGEGKDVLEEDRNKWK, from the coding sequence ATGCCCAAATACTGTGGAGTCAATCACCTCGCAATGGTAACTGGAGACATGGACAGCACAATCCGCTTCTGGCGAGACCTGCTTGGGCTTCGTCTTGTGGCCGGACTGGGGCATCCGGGCTACCGCCACTATTTTTTTGAAATCTCCCCAACGGACCTGCTGGCTTTTTTTGAATGGCCCGAAGCCAAGCCGCTTCCCATGCGCGACCATGGCTACCCCGTAGCGGGTCCCATTGGCTTCGATCACGTTTCCATTGGTGTTGAAACCGAAACCGACCTGTGGGAGGTCAAAGACCTGCTTGCCGCAGCGGGCTATGATCCCTCCGAAGTCATTCACCACGGATTTATCAAAAGCGTGTATGCCTTTGACCCCAACGGCATTCCCATCGAATTTTCTTTTTCCGTCCCCGGAGCCGACCCACGCCATACCCCCGCAATGGCGGACTCCGCCCCCTCACGCATATGCCTCGAAGGTCCAGACCCGCAGCCGGGGCACTGGCCAAAGCCCACGCCAACGCCACCAAGCCAGCGGCGCGACTACCCCGGAGAGGGCAAAGACGTACTCGAAGAGGACCGCAACAAATGGAAATAA
- the plsX gene encoding phosphate acyltransferase PlsX, giving the protein MKPSNKPRIAVDAMGGDSGPSVVVPGAVEAARRHNLAIVLVGDESSISTELYKLDTTGLDISIVHAGDVAEMSEKPSEILRRKTDTSIQVACRLVKDGAADGVVSAGHSGATAACGMFIIGRIRGVKRPAFASVLPTVKKPMVLLDVGANVDSKPQHLFQFAIMGDVFARDVLGYNAPSVGLMSIGEEEGKGNSTVRKAFELIRDSAVSFRGNVEGRDVFTGDVDVIVCDGFVGNVVLKLSEGLGSSLGKVLKRELLGSWLGRIGTFLAKGRLKRFAKFVDYAEYGGAPILGLNGIVIVSHGSSNQKAITNAVKMGGQFVLSGANEHLKAALQADREILKAAG; this is encoded by the coding sequence ATGAAGCCTAGTAACAAGCCACGAATAGCCGTTGACGCCATGGGTGGCGACAGCGGTCCCAGCGTCGTCGTCCCCGGTGCGGTCGAAGCAGCCCGCAGGCACAATCTTGCCATTGTGCTTGTTGGTGATGAGTCCTCTATTAGCACCGAGCTGTATAAGCTCGATACTACAGGACTAGATATTTCTATCGTCCACGCCGGGGACGTCGCTGAAATGAGCGAAAAACCCTCGGAAATTCTTCGGCGCAAAACCGACACCTCGATTCAGGTAGCCTGCCGTCTGGTCAAAGACGGCGCTGCAGATGGTGTTGTTAGCGCTGGACATTCCGGCGCCACGGCAGCCTGTGGTATGTTTATCATTGGCCGCATCCGTGGCGTAAAGCGTCCTGCCTTTGCGAGCGTCCTTCCTACCGTAAAAAAACCGATGGTCCTTCTCGACGTCGGTGCCAATGTCGATTCCAAGCCTCAGCATCTTTTCCAGTTCGCCATCATGGGTGACGTATTTGCCCGGGACGTACTGGGATACAATGCCCCGAGCGTGGGCCTGATGTCCATTGGTGAAGAGGAAGGCAAGGGAAACTCCACTGTCCGAAAAGCTTTTGAGCTTATTCGTGACTCTGCGGTTTCGTTCCGGGGCAACGTTGAGGGGCGTGATGTTTTCACTGGCGACGTTGACGTCATTGTCTGCGACGGTTTTGTTGGAAACGTTGTGCTCAAGCTTTCCGAGGGCCTTGGCAGCAGCCTAGGCAAAGTGCTCAAGCGTGAGCTTTTGGGAAGCTGGCTCGGACGAATCGGGACATTCCTTGCAAAGGGACGCCTCAAACGCTTTGCCAAATTCGTGGATTACGCCGAATATGGTGGTGCACCCATTCTGGGACTTAATGGAATTGTCATTGTTTCGCATGGCTCTTCCAACCAGAAAGCCATCACAAATGCCGTAAAAATGGGCGGACAGTTCGTACTGTCCGGGGCAAATGAGCACCTCAAGGCTGCTCTTCAGGCCGACAGGGAAATCCTCAAGGCTGCTGGCTAG
- a CDS encoding YceD family protein: protein MTKYIISMADIPAEGREFLFSEQELWLEPCKDFHIEAKTKTPVEGRLTVLPQGPKSCLVRGQLEGQITLPCDRCNADSVVTISEHFDVYEEVGDTDEADEPRLFEEDGQVKLDAGAILWEQFLLALPAKPLCREDCKGLCPKCGADLNKGDCGCETQSADPRLAVLRGLKIPDKK, encoded by the coding sequence ATGACGAAATACATCATCAGCATGGCGGACATCCCGGCCGAGGGTCGGGAATTTCTTTTTTCAGAACAGGAACTCTGGTTGGAGCCCTGTAAAGATTTTCATATTGAGGCAAAAACGAAGACGCCCGTAGAGGGTCGTTTGACCGTTCTGCCTCAGGGTCCTAAGTCATGTCTCGTGCGCGGTCAACTGGAAGGCCAAATTACTCTTCCGTGCGATCGTTGTAACGCTGATTCTGTCGTTACCATTTCGGAACATTTTGACGTATACGAAGAAGTGGGCGATACAGACGAGGCGGATGAGCCACGGCTCTTCGAGGAAGACGGCCAAGTAAAGCTTGACGCCGGCGCTATCCTTTGGGAACAATTCCTGCTCGCTCTTCCGGCCAAGCCATTGTGCCGGGAGGATTGCAAGGGGCTGTGCCCGAAGTGTGGTGCGGACCTGAACAAAGGTGATTGCGGGTGTGAGACACAGAGCGCAGATCCACGTTTAGCGGTTCTCCGTGGTCTCAAAATTCCCGACAAAAAATAA
- the fabF gene encoding beta-ketoacyl-ACP synthase II: protein MNRKRVVVTGLSAITPLGKDLDSSWDNLVKGVSGIATVTQFDASEFATQIGGEVKDFDPKAFIPPKQVRRMERFTQFAVAATKMLMDDADYSIPEEEAHRVGINIGVGLGGLHTIETTHEKLMKGGPRKVSPFFIPIVISNMAPGMAAINIGAKGPNLTTTSACASGTHAIGYAFSEILLGRADVMVCGGSESTITPLGFGGFCSMHALSTRNDEPEKASRPFDKDRDGFIMGEGCGLLLIEEYEHAKARGAKIYAEIVGFGASDDAHHMTSPIDDGSGMSLSMQNALDDAGVTPDVVDHINAHGTSTYLNDLCESRAIKNVFGERAKDISICSTKSMTGHLLGAAGGVEGVFSVMALHKGVVPGTINLDNPGEECDLDYTANGSVERQCEYAMSNSFGFGGTNGTLLFKRFVD from the coding sequence ATGAACAGAAAAAGGGTTGTAGTTACAGGCCTCTCGGCCATCACACCTCTCGGCAAGGACCTTGATTCCAGCTGGGACAATCTCGTTAAGGGTGTTTCCGGTATCGCTACCGTCACCCAGTTCGACGCCTCCGAGTTTGCCACCCAGATTGGCGGCGAGGTCAAGGATTTTGATCCCAAAGCGTTCATCCCACCCAAGCAGGTACGACGCATGGAGCGTTTTACCCAGTTTGCCGTGGCGGCAACCAAGATGCTGATGGACGATGCAGACTACAGTATTCCTGAAGAGGAAGCACACCGTGTCGGCATCAACATCGGCGTTGGCCTCGGCGGTCTTCACACCATCGAGACAACACACGAAAAACTGATGAAGGGCGGACCCCGCAAGGTGTCTCCGTTCTTTATCCCGATTGTCATCTCGAACATGGCTCCGGGCATGGCCGCCATTAACATTGGCGCCAAAGGTCCGAACCTGACCACCACTTCCGCGTGTGCCTCTGGCACTCACGCCATTGGCTATGCATTCTCCGAGATCCTTCTTGGCCGTGCAGACGTCATGGTTTGCGGTGGTTCCGAATCGACAATCACCCCACTGGGCTTTGGTGGCTTCTGCTCCATGCACGCCCTGAGCACCAGAAATGATGAGCCAGAAAAGGCATCCCGTCCCTTTGACAAGGACCGCGACGGCTTCATCATGGGTGAAGGCTGCGGCCTGCTGCTCATCGAAGAATATGAGCACGCAAAGGCACGTGGCGCAAAAATCTACGCAGAAATCGTTGGCTTCGGCGCTTCTGACGATGCACATCACATGACCTCTCCCATCGATGATGGTTCTGGCATGTCGCTGTCCATGCAGAATGCGCTGGATGATGCTGGTGTCACCCCTGACGTTGTTGATCACATCAACGCTCACGGTACCTCCACGTATCTGAACGACCTCTGCGAATCCCGCGCAATCAAGAATGTCTTTGGGGAGCGAGCCAAGGATATTTCTATTTGCAGCACCAAATCCATGACCGGTCACCTGCTTGGCGCCGCTGGCGGCGTTGAAGGTGTGTTCTCCGTGATGGCCCTGCACAAGGGCGTGGTTCCTGGAACCATCAATCTGGATAACCCCGGCGAAGAGTGCGACCTTGATTACACCGCAAACGGCTCTGTTGAGCGCCAGTGCGAGTACGCAATGTCCAACTCCTTTGGCTTTGGCGGTACCAACGGTACCCTGCTGTTTAAGCGCTTCGTCGACTAG
- the rpmF gene encoding 50S ribosomal protein L32 — translation MAVPKKKTSKSKRGMRRSHDRVAVPTVTFCECGEPMRPHRACSKCGNYKGKQHLFKDEA, via the coding sequence ATGGCAGTACCTAAGAAAAAGACGTCCAAGTCCAAGCGTGGCATGCGTCGTTCTCACGACAGAGTGGCCGTTCCCACTGTGACGTTCTGCGAATGCGGTGAGCCGATGCGCCCTCATCGTGCATGCAGCAAGTGCGGCAACTACAAAGGCAAGCAGCATCTCTTTAAGGATGAAGCCTAG
- the rdgC gene encoding recombination-associated protein RdgC, which yields MGFLSASSTFTRYRLIEEVPESLWPEVTERLRKHAFLDIDDTADERSFGWVSIDDMLDTRFEMAPPEKGEYITFALRLDTRRISAAVLKKHVAIAMNQELAKARELGRKSVSRERKKEVREQVQLKLRARSLPVPAQFDVVWNIRTNMIYLASTQPKMRSLFEDMFTLTFDLHLEPLTPYYRAVELLGEEKAAQLDEIEAGRFA from the coding sequence GTGGGATTCTTATCCGCCAGTTCGACATTTACTCGCTACCGCCTCATCGAGGAGGTACCGGAAAGCCTGTGGCCTGAGGTGACTGAGCGCCTGAGGAAGCACGCTTTTCTGGATATTGATGATACCGCTGATGAACGGTCTTTTGGCTGGGTTTCCATCGACGACATGCTGGATACCCGTTTCGAAATGGCTCCGCCGGAAAAGGGTGAATACATCACCTTTGCCCTGCGCCTCGATACCCGGCGCATTAGCGCTGCCGTGCTCAAAAAGCACGTCGCCATTGCCATGAATCAGGAACTGGCCAAAGCTCGTGAGCTGGGACGCAAGTCTGTGTCTCGCGAGAGGAAAAAGGAAGTCCGCGAGCAGGTGCAGCTCAAGCTGCGTGCTCGGAGCCTGCCTGTGCCTGCGCAGTTTGACGTGGTGTGGAACATCCGCACCAATATGATTTACCTCGCCAGCACTCAGCCGAAAATGCGTTCGCTTTTTGAGGATATGTTTACCCTGACCTTTGACCTGCACCTTGAGCCGCTGACTCCGTACTACCGGGCTGTGGAGCTTTTGGGTGAGGAAAAGGCCGCTCAACTTGACGAGATCGAAGCCGGGCGCTTCGCCTAA